Below is a genomic region from Isosphaeraceae bacterium EP7.
CTGCCCAACGTCGTGTCGACCCCCTGGAAGATCGGGTAATCGATCCCGACGATCGAGTCCATGCCGAAGCCGCCGCTCAAGTTCAAGGTCGGGTCGAACGCGGCACCGGTGATATCGAAATAGATCGTGGGCAGGTTCTTGTCGTCCATGGCGGCCCAGAGCAGCCTGCGGCCTTCGCGTTCGACGATGAACCGGCTCGGCCGATTATTGTAGGTCCTGCGGTAGTGCAGGCCGACGTAGCCGATCGGCGTCGAATCCTCGGCCGCCCGCTCCTCCTCGCGCGTGATCTTGTAGTCGCGCCAGAGGTCACGGCCGACGAAGAACCAGACCACGATGACGATGGCCGCGAGGGCGATCCACGAGAGGATCCGGCGGACCCGGAACGGGATCCTCGATTGGAGGGGCGAGATGCCTGGCCGCTCTGCGCTCAAGGTCGGACCTCGTGGGAAAGGAGCCCAACGGCTTCGAACCGGGCGCGATCGGGACGGACTTCGACGGCCGCCTCTTCCTGACGCACGATGATCCGGCACCCGACGGGTAGCCCCTCATGCGACTGCATCGTCCCATCGGGCCAACGCACGAGCAAGCGGTCGACCCTCTCCGCAGCCCCGACGCCGAAATGGGCCGCCACATCCGAGGCGGCCAGCAGGCTGCCGCCTCGCCTGACCACCGCCACCTGGGTCCGGCCGGCCGCGGTCAGTTCCACGACGGCGCCGACCCCCTCGGTGTTGGGGGCCTTGCCGGCGAGAACCACCCGGATCGAGCGATTGGGGCTGCTCCCTTCGTTGACGAGAACGCGCAAGGGGCCGTCCATGGTGGTCATCACCAGGTCGACATCGCCATCGCCGTCCAGGTCGCCGGCGGCGACGGCCCGGCCTGACTGCATCTCCGCGAGCCTGGGGCCCCAGGCGTCGGTCACAGCCCTGAAGCTCGCCCGACCTTCGTTCTTCAGGAAGAGGGGGGGCATCGCATAGGTTGCGTCGGGAACCATGGGATAGACGTGGCCGTTGCCCTGGAAGAGGTCGGGCCAGCCGTCGTCGTCGAAATCGGCCAGGACGATCCCCCAGCCGACGAACCCGAGCGAGGCGACCCCGATGCGGCTTCCGGCCGAGGCGTCGAGATAATTCCCATCGGACTGTCGCAGGTGGAGTCTGGTCCCTTCCTGGCGGAAATTGCTGTAAACCAGGTCAAGGTGGCCGTCGCCATCCATGTCGGCCACCTCGACACCCATGCTCCCCTCGGGGTTGCCGAACGTGTTGGCGGCGACCCCGACCGCGACGGCCACCTCCTCGAATCGACCCCGGCCATCGTTGAGGAAGAGTTCGTTCGGCTGGGTGTCATTCGTGACGTAGAGGTCGAGGTCGCCGTCCAGGTCGAGGTCGGCCAGGACCGCACCCATCCCCTTGCATTCGGGCCGGACGAGCCCCGCATCTTTCGTCGCATCCACGAACGTGCCGTCACCCCTGTTCTTCCAGAGGACGTCCGGCTCGCCTCTGAGGACGGACGGGCCGGCGAAGACCATGTGGCCATTCATATAATCGATGAGCGGGGCCGGGGCCAGCGGGTCGGCGACGAGGTAGTTCGTCACGTAGAGGTCGAGCCAACCGTCGCCGTCGACGTCGCCCCAGGTGGCCGAGGCGCCCCAGAGTTGCTCCTCCCCGAGCCCCGCCTCCGCGGTCACGTCCCGGAAGACGCCCTTGCCTTCATTCCGCCAGAGCTGGTCGGGGCCTTCGTGGGCGACAAACAGGTCCGAGTCGCCGTCGGCGTCATAGTCGGCCACGGCAACACCCTGGGCCCAGCCGGCGTCGGTCAGACCCGACCCCTTCGTGATCTCGGTCCAGCGACCTGGTCCGTCATTGCGGAACAGCCAGGGGCCGCCCGAAGACTCAACCCGGCCGCCGACGACCCGACTTCCCGCGGCGACGTAGATGTCCAGGTCGCCGTCGACATCGAGGTCGAACAGGGCGACGCCGGTCCCGAGCGCATCAAGCGCCGATCGCTTCTCGGGCGAGCCGCATCGGGTGACCACGGCGAGTCCCCAATCGGCCGCCCGGTCGACGAACCAAGGGGCGTCGCCGCTGCGTGTAGGCCTGACGACGGCCGCAGGCGAACTGGGTGCAAACTCGATCGACGGCCCACCGCAGCCGCCGCCGCACGTCGCAATGCTGGCGGCTGCGATGAGAAGAATGAGGGGCCTGATGGGTCCGTGCCCTTGCTCGGCTGACAATCGCGCCGCGCTCATCGAGGCCCCTCGCAGGTCACTTGATATTCGCGGCCTTCTTGGAGCTCTGGCCGTATTCCCTCTGAATGCGCTGCTTGGCTTCTTTCTGCGCTTCCTCGATCTTGGCGGGGCTCTCGGCCGGGGCAGTGTCGCCGCCGCAGCCGACGAACCCGACCATGAGGGCCGCAAGGGTGAGCGTTGCGAGCGGGCAGGACAGCGTCTTCATAGGTTCAGATCCTGAGGAAATGTGAGACTGGAGAGCGGCGACGGGCCGGCCCCGGAGGATCGGACGGCCCGTCGCGTTGCGTCGAGTCGATGATCAGTAGGCGTCGGACGAGATGACCTCGCCGCCGGCCCTCGTGCTGAGACCCATCCAGACCTGCTGGTTGATGGTCTCCTTCACCGCCTTGACGCTGCCATCGGCCATGGCGGCGGTCGCGATGCCGGGGTGGTAGGACGAGGCGGGCTTCATGATGTACCACCAGCTGACGTCATCCATCGTGCAGCACGACTGGTTGGGCGTGCGGATGGTGTTGAACCAGTTGCGCCACATCGAACCCTCGACCCAGGTGTACCCCTTGTAGCGCCAGCCGCCGGTCCAGGGGATCTGCCCGTTCTGCCAGCTGATTGCGCTGCAATTGGCCGTCGCCTGCTGCACGGTCGAGGTCGCGGTCAGGCCTCGGACTTCGTAACAGTCGGAGACCTTGGTGCGAGCCGCGCCGGAGACGAGAGGCCCGTTGGCCACTTCGGAGGCCATGAG
It encodes:
- a CDS encoding CRTAC1 family protein codes for the protein MVTRCGSPEKRSALDALGTGVALFDLDVDGDLDIYVAAGSRVVGGRVESSGGPWLFRNDGPGRWTEITKGSGLTDAGWAQGVAVADYDADGDSDLFVAHEGPDQLWRNEGKGVFRDVTAEAGLGEEQLWGASATWGDVDGDGWLDLYVTNYLVADPLAPAPLIDYMNGHMVFAGPSVLRGEPDVLWKNRGDGTFVDATKDAGLVRPECKGMGAVLADLDLDGDLDLYVTNDTQPNELFLNDGRGRFEEVAVAVGVAANTFGNPEGSMGVEVADMDGDGHLDLVYSNFRQEGTRLHLRQSDGNYLDASAGSRIGVASLGFVGWGIVLADFDDDGWPDLFQGNGHVYPMVPDATYAMPPLFLKNEGRASFRAVTDAWGPRLAEMQSGRAVAAGDLDGDGDVDLVMTTMDGPLRVLVNEGSSPNRSIRVVLAGKAPNTEGVGAVVELTAAGRTQVAVVRRGGSLLAASDVAAHFGVGAAERVDRLLVRWPDGTMQSHEGLPVGCRIIVRQEEAAVEVRPDRARFEAVGLLSHEVRP
- a CDS encoding DUF3179 domain-containing (seleno)protein → MSAERPGISPLQSRIPFRVRRILSWIALAAIVIVVWFFVGRDLWRDYKITREEERAAEDSTPIGYVGLHYRRTYNNRPSRFIVEREGRRLLWAAMDDKNLPTIYFDITGAAFDPTLNLSGGFGMDSIVGIDYPIFQGVDTTLGRHFPPRKEVFGMESGDGPRAFPLDLLLKAEVVNDEETGVPFAVVVSRGTGRAETYTRILDGRSLSLGTTGYQSEVRPLLYDRRTRSLWLPGKDQLDCVAGPLQGKSLPTYKPLVKTTWAAWTGDHPRTSVLVGTDREPPIPAE